A stretch of the Theropithecus gelada isolate Dixy chromosome 7a, Tgel_1.0, whole genome shotgun sequence genome encodes the following:
- the TSPAN3 gene encoding tetraspanin-3 isoform X1 has protein sequence MGQCGITSSKTVLVFLNLIFWGAAGILCYVGAYVFITYDDYDHFFEDVYTLIPAVVIIAVGALLFIIGLIGCCATIRESRCGLATFVIILLLVFVTEVVVVVLGYVYRAKVENEVDRSIQKVYKTYNGTNPDAASRAIDYVQRQLHCCGIHNYSDWENTDWFKETKNQSVPLSCCRETASNCNGSLAHPSDLYAEGCEALVVKKLQEIMMHVIWAALAFAAIQLLGMLCACIVLCRRSRDPAYELLITGGTYA, from the exons GGGGCAGCTGGCATTTTATGCTATGTGGGAGCCTATGTCTTCATCACTTATGATGACTATGACCACTTCTTTGAAGATGTGTACACGCTCATCCCTGCTGTAGTGATCATAGCTGTAGGAGCCCTGCTTTTCATCATTGGGCTAATTGGCTGCTGTGCCACAATCCGGGAAAGTCGCTGTGGACTTGCCACG TTTGTCATCATCCTGCTCTTGGTTTTTGTCACAGAAGTTGTTGTAGTGGTTTTGGGATATGTTTACAGAGCAAAG GTGGAAAATGAGGTTGATCGCAGCATTCAGAAAGTGTATAAGACCTACAATGGAACCAACCCTGATGCTGCTAGCCGGGCTATTGATTATGTACAGAGACAG CTGCATTGTTGTGGAATTCACAACTACTCAGACTGGGAAAATACAGATTGGTTCAAAGAAACGAAAAACCAGAGTGTCCCTCTTAGCTGCTGCAGAGAGACTGCCAGCAATTGTAATGGCAGCCTGGCCCACCCTTCTGACCTCTATGCTGAG GGGTGTGAGGCTCTAGTTGTGAAGAAGCTACAAGAAATCATGATGCATGTGATCTGGGCTGCACTGGCATTTGCAGCTATTCAG CTGCTGGGCATGCTGTGTGCCTGCATCGTGTTGTGCAGAAGGAGTAGAGATCCTGCTTATGAGCTCCTCATCACTGGTGGAACCTATGCATAG
- the TSPAN3 gene encoding tetraspanin-3 isoform X2 yields MGQCGITSSKTVLVFLNLIFWGAAGILCYVGAYVFITYDDYDHFFEDVYTLIPAVVIIAVGALLFIIGLIGCCATIRESRCGLATVENEVDRSIQKVYKTYNGTNPDAASRAIDYVQRQLHCCGIHNYSDWENTDWFKETKNQSVPLSCCRETASNCNGSLAHPSDLYAEGCEALVVKKLQEIMMHVIWAALAFAAIQLLGMLCACIVLCRRSRDPAYELLITGGTYA; encoded by the exons GGGGCAGCTGGCATTTTATGCTATGTGGGAGCCTATGTCTTCATCACTTATGATGACTATGACCACTTCTTTGAAGATGTGTACACGCTCATCCCTGCTGTAGTGATCATAGCTGTAGGAGCCCTGCTTTTCATCATTGGGCTAATTGGCTGCTGTGCCACAATCCGGGAAAGTCGCTGTGGACTTGCCACG GTGGAAAATGAGGTTGATCGCAGCATTCAGAAAGTGTATAAGACCTACAATGGAACCAACCCTGATGCTGCTAGCCGGGCTATTGATTATGTACAGAGACAG CTGCATTGTTGTGGAATTCACAACTACTCAGACTGGGAAAATACAGATTGGTTCAAAGAAACGAAAAACCAGAGTGTCCCTCTTAGCTGCTGCAGAGAGACTGCCAGCAATTGTAATGGCAGCCTGGCCCACCCTTCTGACCTCTATGCTGAG GGGTGTGAGGCTCTAGTTGTGAAGAAGCTACAAGAAATCATGATGCATGTGATCTGGGCTGCACTGGCATTTGCAGCTATTCAG CTGCTGGGCATGCTGTGTGCCTGCATCGTGTTGTGCAGAAGGAGTAGAGATCCTGCTTATGAGCTCCTCATCACTGGTGGAACCTATGCATAG